A genomic window from Trueperella bialowiezensis includes:
- a CDS encoding ATP-dependent DNA helicase produces MTSYEQFMAMLDHPPTAEQEAVIRSEAPAIAVIAGAGSGKTQTMSQRIVWHIVNGNVRPDQVLGLTFTNKAAGELDQRVTEQLRVAAARGLLTNDEGADEQGGVLGESAASDDARAAHTHRSLAKPTIATYNSFASEIASAYAMLIGEDPRARLITDAERFQIMSTIVAGVDDSLPHLVPLQTAAISHIVTSALALTDELVGNSVAPEDFRIFAELERDAMEQATSLNPPRGQKKFINKAFETAKAAVDKLDFRIALSYIVERYIAYKQEHSLIEFSDQVVRAKKILDAVPAVGEELRERYKLILLDEYQDTSVGQAAFLQAAFVGADSVCAVGDPNQAIYAWRGASAAALADFMARFNVDKNADGTYQNLTLSTAFRNSPTILAAANALTEGKLTYPDMTVKKLSAFGDKPGEAVHVHRHLREDSYLDMAREIASFFERAKESGAHEPPTAAILVRARRYMDPAIDALEQFGLDYEVVGGEALIDRPELRLVRSLLGVVVNPDRSDLLMPLMNFYAIGSKDLRALADYAAKLSAGAEERLARQDGPRVGINLVEALHDLREQVRSGQGELPEGMSSQGLSRMVRLSANIVSVEERRHLDLPQVIETAISELGLRTYAQARTAGGARVEAALGAFIRLGAQFTANVPEGSLRDFVAWIDAIEEHENVGESESGADVLLFDVDKPEPRSGVVQILTVHGAKGLEWDVVAIPNMNAGGFDYQAKTTTWHKSSSALPHALREDAAHLPDFQMQRKLLAYPDYSPEDVREVFDDFTDYLEETLHKYHANEERRLAYVAVTRAKSMLIIASYDLDEAAKAALAYKRLERQVEANPGSGDVDTARLESNTFVADMGAHLSAATGNDEPLTGAQLRDVIERGEDGSDAEQDVVYWPDDVDRRLDTQAVASREPTSDELAQLVQRWNQMAAVVVADHQPTTDQRVLREYLTASDVVNLARDPQGFIADQRRPIPHEPSRAARMGTIVHEQIAHHFQAPTTLDVDSVAHPGQMPLDSAPALSSKQQATLLERFEESVYASCPPIAIEEAIDVFVAGRPIRCVIDAVLDTSSLPGYPPVTIVDWKTGRRPGASEVASRELQLGLYRLAWCAATGTELSDVGACFYYLGEKSAARRELHAGDLTEEQIGQIIADHLDG; encoded by the coding sequence ATGACCAGCTACGAACAGTTTATGGCCATGCTGGATCATCCGCCCACCGCGGAACAGGAAGCGGTGATCCGTAGCGAGGCCCCAGCCATTGCCGTGATCGCGGGAGCCGGCTCGGGTAAGACTCAGACGATGTCCCAACGCATCGTCTGGCATATCGTTAATGGCAACGTGCGCCCAGACCAGGTGTTGGGGCTAACCTTCACGAACAAAGCCGCCGGCGAACTCGACCAGCGGGTCACGGAACAACTGCGCGTGGCAGCAGCGCGGGGTCTGCTGACCAATGATGAGGGCGCAGACGAGCAGGGTGGGGTATTAGGCGAGAGCGCCGCATCCGATGATGCTCGTGCGGCTCACACGCACCGCAGCCTTGCCAAACCGACGATCGCCACCTACAACTCGTTTGCTTCAGAAATCGCCTCGGCGTATGCGATGCTCATCGGGGAAGACCCGCGAGCCCGCCTGATCACCGACGCCGAACGCTTCCAAATCATGAGCACCATCGTGGCTGGCGTTGACGACTCCCTGCCGCACCTTGTGCCGTTGCAGACGGCCGCAATCAGCCACATCGTCACCAGCGCGCTCGCGTTAACCGACGAACTGGTCGGCAATTCGGTGGCACCGGAGGATTTTCGGATATTCGCCGAACTGGAACGGGACGCGATGGAACAGGCCACATCGCTCAACCCGCCGCGCGGGCAAAAGAAATTCATCAACAAGGCTTTTGAGACAGCCAAGGCGGCGGTTGACAAGCTGGATTTCCGGATCGCGCTGTCTTACATTGTTGAACGCTACATTGCCTACAAGCAAGAACACTCTCTGATCGAGTTTTCTGACCAGGTGGTGCGCGCAAAGAAAATTTTGGATGCGGTTCCTGCAGTTGGTGAAGAACTGCGCGAGCGGTACAAACTTATTTTGCTTGACGAATATCAGGACACGTCAGTTGGCCAGGCTGCGTTCTTGCAGGCGGCGTTTGTGGGAGCGGACTCGGTGTGTGCCGTGGGTGATCCGAATCAGGCGATTTATGCCTGGCGTGGAGCTTCCGCTGCCGCGTTGGCAGACTTCATGGCACGATTCAACGTGGATAAGAACGCCGATGGCACCTATCAGAATCTGACGCTGTCCACCGCGTTCCGTAACAGCCCAACGATCCTTGCCGCGGCTAACGCTCTCACGGAAGGTAAACTCACCTATCCGGACATGACGGTGAAGAAGCTGTCCGCATTCGGCGACAAGCCAGGTGAAGCTGTACACGTACACCGCCATCTGCGGGAGGATTCCTACCTGGATATGGCCCGCGAGATTGCCAGCTTCTTCGAACGTGCCAAGGAAAGTGGTGCACATGAGCCACCCACGGCGGCCATCCTCGTGCGTGCACGCAGATACATGGATCCGGCGATTGATGCTCTTGAACAGTTCGGGTTGGACTACGAAGTGGTGGGCGGTGAAGCGCTCATCGACAGGCCGGAGCTGCGCCTTGTCCGCAGCCTGCTCGGCGTCGTCGTTAACCCGGATCGCAGCGATTTACTCATGCCGCTCATGAACTTTTATGCGATCGGCAGTAAGGACTTGCGCGCTCTTGCTGATTACGCTGCCAAGCTAAGTGCGGGGGCCGAAGAAAGGCTTGCCCGGCAGGATGGCCCGCGGGTGGGAATCAACCTCGTTGAAGCGCTACACGACCTGCGCGAGCAGGTTCGCAGTGGCCAGGGCGAGTTGCCGGAGGGGATGTCTTCGCAGGGGCTGAGCCGCATGGTACGCCTGTCAGCAAACATTGTGAGCGTGGAAGAACGCCGCCACCTCGACCTCCCACAGGTGATTGAGACTGCCATCTCCGAACTTGGTTTGCGCACCTATGCGCAGGCGCGCACAGCCGGAGGAGCGCGAGTTGAGGCTGCGCTGGGGGCGTTTATTCGCTTGGGCGCCCAGTTTACGGCGAATGTTCCCGAGGGCAGTCTGCGTGATTTCGTAGCGTGGATCGATGCGATTGAGGAACACGAAAACGTGGGCGAAAGCGAATCGGGTGCCGACGTCCTGCTTTTCGATGTGGACAAACCCGAACCGCGTTCCGGCGTCGTCCAAATCCTTACCGTCCACGGAGCCAAGGGCTTGGAATGGGACGTGGTTGCTATCCCCAACATGAACGCGGGCGGATTCGACTATCAGGCGAAAACGACCACGTGGCACAAGTCGAGTAGCGCGCTACCCCATGCGCTCCGGGAAGACGCCGCACACCTGCCCGATTTTCAAATGCAACGCAAGCTCCTTGCCTACCCGGATTATTCACCAGAAGACGTGCGGGAAGTTTTCGACGACTTCACTGACTACCTCGAGGAGACTCTGCACAAATATCATGCGAATGAGGAACGCCGGTTGGCCTACGTGGCCGTGACTCGAGCGAAATCCATGCTTATCATCGCATCCTACGATCTGGACGAGGCCGCGAAAGCAGCGCTTGCCTACAAGCGGCTCGAACGGCAGGTCGAGGCTAACCCGGGTAGTGGCGATGTTGACACGGCCCGGCTCGAGTCCAACACCTTCGTAGCGGACATGGGCGCACACCTGAGCGCGGCAACAGGAAACGATGAGCCGCTGACTGGCGCTCAGCTGCGTGACGTGATCGAACGTGGGGAAGACGGCTCGGACGCCGAGCAGGATGTGGTGTATTGGCCAGACGACGTCGACCGCCGGCTTGACACGCAGGCCGTGGCCTCTCGTGAGCCGACTTCCGACGAACTGGCACAGCTTGTGCAGCGGTGGAACCAGATGGCCGCCGTCGTCGTTGCAGACCACCAGCCCACCACAGATCAGCGGGTACTTCGCGAATATTTGACGGCCTCCGACGTCGTCAATCTTGCACGCGACCCGCAAGGTTTCATTGCCGACCAGCGCAGGCCCATCCCGCACGAGCCCTCGCGGGCTGCGCGCATGGGAACGATCGTCCACGAGCAGATTGCCCACCATTTTCAGGCGCCGACCACACTCGACGTCGACTCGGTGGCCCACCCCGGGCAGATGCCGCTCGACTCGGCGCCCGCGCTGTCCAGTAAGCAGCAAGCCACACTGCTCGAACGTTTCGAAGAATCCGTGTATGCGAGCTGTCCGCCGATTGCTATTGAAGAGGCAATCGACGTGTTTGTGGCCGGGCGGCCGATCCGTTGTGTGATCGACGCGGTACTCGACACGTCGAGCCTCCCCGGTTATCCGCCCGTCACGATCGTCGATTGGAAGACGGGGCGGCGGCCTGGCGCATCCGAAGTCGCCTCTCGTGAACTCCAGCTTGGGCTTTACCGGCTGGCGTGGTGTGCGGCTACGGGAACCGAGCTGTCCGACGTCGGCGCATGCTTCTACTATTTGGGAGAAAAATCAGCGGCGCGGCGTGAACTACATGCCGGCGATCTCACCGAAGAGCAGATCGGTCAGATTATTGCTGATCACCTGGACGGGTAG
- a CDS encoding phosphotransferase — protein sequence MSTIPFKLAGLAVAAVDGLEAVGVRGPYTRTADFQYGGVVDAGGRNWVVKQPLNTIAATMIEAEAAIAPALLDQLRAGRLPFDVMRPAGFAQVKSGRAVVYVRPLGEHKDFDEMTAGDAHELGRTLATIHKLPTDTVESAGLPSYDPQTSRRRLLADLHDADAMGALPGVLRRRWENALEQDHMWEFTPRVVHGDVADDQFMWSHGTISSVLGFGSAHVGDPAHDFAPLVSTLDEDLFAAVLESYENALGEETDDYFFNRTILISELALPAWMLFGARRGDDDIVADARAMMDDLAADVDADPDLAPGPTWSVSSAAATPSHTAADAGFTSFTEDGTIEDIPAEPESAAQAAPEDTAEPEATRPGDQQ from the coding sequence GTGAGTACGATTCCCTTCAAACTAGCGGGCCTCGCGGTGGCCGCTGTCGATGGTCTTGAGGCTGTGGGCGTGCGCGGACCTTACACTCGTACTGCCGACTTTCAATACGGCGGCGTGGTTGATGCGGGCGGGCGCAACTGGGTGGTCAAACAGCCACTCAACACGATCGCAGCCACGATGATCGAAGCAGAGGCCGCGATTGCTCCCGCACTGCTCGATCAGTTACGGGCAGGCCGCCTCCCCTTTGACGTCATGCGGCCAGCCGGATTCGCCCAAGTTAAAAGCGGCCGTGCCGTGGTGTACGTGCGCCCGCTCGGCGAGCACAAAGACTTCGATGAGATGACAGCAGGCGACGCCCACGAACTCGGCCGCACACTCGCCACCATTCACAAACTGCCCACCGATACCGTGGAAAGTGCTGGCCTGCCCTCCTACGATCCACAAACGTCCCGGCGGCGCCTCCTGGCAGACCTCCACGATGCCGACGCCATGGGCGCTCTACCGGGCGTGTTGCGCCGTCGCTGGGAAAACGCGCTCGAGCAAGACCACATGTGGGAATTCACGCCGCGCGTGGTCCACGGAGACGTGGCTGACGACCAATTCATGTGGTCTCACGGAACAATCTCTAGCGTGCTCGGCTTCGGATCAGCCCACGTTGGCGATCCGGCACACGACTTCGCCCCGCTGGTGTCTACTTTGGACGAGGATCTATTCGCTGCCGTGCTTGAATCGTATGAGAACGCGCTCGGCGAAGAAACGGACGACTACTTCTTTAACCGGACGATCCTCATCTCAGAACTAGCTCTTCCCGCATGGATGCTGTTTGGTGCTCGCCGCGGCGACGACGACATCGTAGCCGACGCGCGTGCCATGATGGACGACTTAGCAGCCGATGTTGACGCCGATCCAGACTTAGCGCCCGGGCCAACCTGGTCGGTCAGCTCCGCGGCGGCGACGCCCTCGCACACGGCCGCCGACGCCGGGTTTACAAGCTTTACCGAAGACGGCACGATCGAGGACATTCCCGCCGAACCAGAATCTGCAGCGCAAGCCGCACCAGAAGACACGGCTGAACCGGAGGCTACCCGTCCAGGTGATCAGCAATAA